The following coding sequences lie in one Miscanthus floridulus cultivar M001 chromosome 9, ASM1932011v1, whole genome shotgun sequence genomic window:
- the LOC136480792 gene encoding scarecrow-like protein 9, producing the protein MFDMLDAMVSQDSDLRLVVERDLIGRCALNVVACEGHDWVERPKMYRQWQARHRKAGLRQLPFFPNAEKILSEKMRNEYHKDFVIDVENDWLLQGWKGRILYAMSHVGCR; encoded by the coding sequence ATGTTTGACATGCTGGACGCCATGGTGTCACAGGACAGTGATCTGCGCTTGGTGGTGGAGCGTGACCTCATCGGCCGGTGCGCCCTGAATGTCGTCGCCTGTGAAGGACACGACTGGGTGGAGCGCCCAAAGATGTATAGGCAGTGGCAGGCAAGGCACCGCAAGGCAGGGCTGAGGCAGCTGCCGTTTTTTCCAAATGCTGAGAAGATCCTGAGCGAGAAGATGAGGAACGAGTACCACAAGGACTTTGTCATTGACGTCGAAAACGATTGGCTTCTACAAGGCTGGAAGGGCCGCATACTTTACGCCATGTCCCACGTGGGCTGCAGATGA